Proteins found in one Campylobacter concisus genomic segment:
- a CDS encoding addiction module antitoxin — MSEFLSEVFTLSFLFIAIGFYAIYRAKKAQSEHEKNVASYDKNLLNFAKILGVQNHIDLVKFDEILAEALKEKLIFKFNKSTSQEEFISFIKDENFKTKPQISQNNIDEAFLTLCASSLVEPLNFAILKNEDQIYGFLFEKEHLFALIDSAALLGENIIICK, encoded by the coding sequence ATGAGTGAGTTTTTGAGCGAAGTTTTTACCCTTTCATTTTTATTTATAGCTATTGGGTTTTACGCCATTTATAGGGCTAAAAAGGCGCAAAGCGAGCATGAGAAAAATGTGGCTAGTTATGATAAAAACTTGCTAAATTTTGCCAAAATTTTAGGTGTTCAAAATCACATCGATCTAGTTAAATTTGATGAAATTTTGGCTGAAGCCTTAAAAGAAAAACTAATTTTTAAATTTAATAAATCTACCTCGCAAGAGGAATTTATCTCTTTTATAAAAGATGAGAATTTCAAAACCAAACCCCAAATTTCACAAAATAATATCGATGAAGCCTTTCTTACACTTTGTGCTAGCTCGCTTGTAGAGCCGCTAAATTTTGCGATACTAAAAAACGAAGATCAAATTTATGGATTTTTGTTTGAAAAAGAGCATCTTTTTGCTCTTATTGATAGCGCTGCACTGCTTGGCGAAAATATTATAATTTGCAAGTAA
- a CDS encoding chemotaxis protein: protein MKFIKILTFLALFLTVCTAANYANAFEKVGIFEDGVYRFSKNGLGVKKDLLVKVISVQNAEIPHKKIISMLNIPKKSKINDFKTSDAGAIVWPFYEFEGKFLTTIIVENIKKEDSDQKLLKMLELKHPFYSTIFARRKEAKGAIDVKYVLNFKEAKLVKSFKNRP from the coding sequence ATGAAATTTATAAAAATTTTAACGTTTCTAGCGCTTTTTCTAACCGTTTGCACCGCCGCAAACTACGCTAACGCCTTTGAAAAGGTTGGCATCTTTGAAGACGGAGTTTATCGTTTTAGCAAAAATGGACTTGGCGTCAAAAAAGACCTGCTTGTAAAGGTGATCTCTGTGCAAAACGCAGAAATTCCTCACAAAAAGATCATCTCGATGCTAAATATCCCTAAAAAATCTAAAATAAATGACTTTAAAACAAGCGATGCTGGCGCAATAGTGTGGCCATTTTACGAGTTTGAGGGCAAATTTTTAACGACAATAATCGTTGAAAATATAAAAAAAGAAGACAGCGATCAAAAACTGCTTAAGATGCTTGAACTTAAGCATCCGTTTTACTCGACAATCTTCGCTCGAAGAAAAGAGGCTAAAGGCGCCATAGACGTGAAATACGTGCTAAATTTCAAAGAGGCAAAGCTGGTAAAATCGTTTAAAAACCGCCCTTAA
- a CDS encoding tyrosine-type recombinase/integrase gives MKYPLDCKDNFENSFIFWLTRYVKFKLSSLSNKELRDPKALASVNYALSREVKNIDQLDGLVKSARNAGLTGINTYFNPLKKIYETMKFYELSSLKQIDEELLSEILASTTGGLSDASKKNYRISVINFFAFLDKQNEEDGKAHVFDINLKNWGGVSGNKGQKLPEFMGEDEVKKFLDVIEESDFKQNSNRNKLIIKTIIFTGIRVSEALNLKRKDITEDGDLFIIRIRGKGNKYRIVMIKRHLIEAHLNAIAINYINKEGYLFINKKGTRLTQAYVSRIVEQILFKAGIRKEKNGAHMLRHTFATMLYKKQKDLVLVQEALGHASLNTSRIYTHFDSDKLKLAAKVAEDLAN, from the coding sequence TTGAAATATCCACTTGATTGTAAAGATAATTTTGAAAACTCATTTATTTTTTGGCTCACCCGCTACGTCAAATTTAAACTTAGCTCACTTTCGAATAAAGAGCTTAGAGATCCAAAGGCGCTTGCAAGTGTGAATTACGCTCTAAGCCGTGAGGTAAAGAACATTGACCAGCTTGATGGCTTGGTAAAAAGCGCGAGAAATGCGGGGCTTACTGGTATAAATACCTACTTTAATCCGCTTAAAAAAATATATGAAACGATGAAATTTTACGAGCTTAGCAGCCTAAAACAGATCGATGAAGAGCTGTTAAGCGAAATACTAGCTAGCACGACTGGCGGACTAAGCGACGCTAGTAAGAAAAATTACCGCATCTCAGTGATAAATTTCTTTGCATTTTTAGACAAACAAAACGAAGAGGACGGCAAGGCCCATGTTTTTGATATAAATTTAAAAAACTGGGGCGGAGTTAGTGGCAACAAAGGGCAAAAGTTGCCTGAGTTTATGGGCGAAGATGAGGTCAAAAAATTTCTAGATGTGATCGAAGAAAGTGACTTTAAGCAAAACTCAAATCGCAATAAGCTCATAATAAAAACGATAATTTTTACTGGCATTCGTGTGAGCGAGGCTCTAAATTTAAAGCGAAAGGATATCACTGAAGATGGCGATCTTTTTATCATTAGGATCCGGGGCAAAGGTAACAAATACCGCATCGTTATGATAAAACGCCACCTAATAGAAGCTCATCTAAATGCGATTGCAATAAACTACATCAACAAAGAGGGCTATCTTTTCATCAATAAAAAAGGTACCAGACTGACGCAAGCCTATGTAAGTCGCATAGTGGAGCAGATCCTTTTTAAGGCTGGTATTAGAAAAGAGAAAAATGGTGCTCACATGCTGCGCCACACCTTTGCAACGATGCTTTACAAAAAGCAAAAGGACCTTGTTTTGGTGCAAGAAGCTCTAGGTCATGCAAGCTTAAATACCTCGCGAATTTACACACACTTTGATAGTGACAAGCTAAAACTCGCTGCAAAAGTAGCTGAGGATCTAGCAAACTAG
- a CDS encoding nicotinate phosphoribosyltransferase: protein MNELELKMQGKIDRLTDNTFKLDPRIGEGYFTAKYFLKVNEIIKQNLPDQHVTMQFFQRRDDIVLCGIDEVLAVINKFAKNPSELEIYALNDGDIINANEPVLKISGKYENFGFLENVIDATLTRRSCVATNSRDVIRAANGKDVFSMADRQDDICTQPGDGYASFVGGIKKVATDAQGELTGLKGGGTMPHALIQMCGGDIVKASEIYAKTFENEKITALVDYNNDVITDALKAANALKERLGAVRVDTSKNLIDKYFDDKDTSGFDPHGVCKELIFALRETLDKAGFKYVKIVVSSGFSPKIIKEFEAYNTPVDTYGVGSYLVKNDICGFTGDLVELNGKDEAKFGRKNFASDRLKRVKF, encoded by the coding sequence TTAGATCCAAGGATCGGCGAGGGCTACTTTACTGCGAAATATTTTCTAAAAGTAAATGAGATAATTAAGCAAAACCTGCCTGATCAGCACGTGACGATGCAGTTTTTCCAAAGGCGCGATGATATCGTGCTTTGCGGCATTGACGAGGTTTTAGCCGTCATCAATAAATTTGCCAAAAATCCAAGTGAGCTTGAAATTTACGCACTTAATGATGGCGATATCATAAATGCAAACGAGCCAGTTTTAAAGATAAGTGGCAAGTATGAAAATTTTGGCTTTTTAGAAAATGTGATCGATGCGACGCTTACTAGAAGAAGCTGCGTGGCGACAAATTCAAGAGATGTGATAAGAGCGGCAAACGGCAAAGACGTTTTTAGCATGGCGGATAGGCAAGATGACATCTGCACGCAACCAGGCGACGGCTATGCATCATTTGTAGGCGGCATCAAAAAGGTCGCCACAGATGCTCAGGGCGAACTTACTGGGCTAAAAGGTGGTGGCACCATGCCTCATGCGCTTATTCAAATGTGCGGTGGAGATATAGTAAAAGCCTCGGAAATTTATGCTAAGACCTTCGAAAATGAGAAGATCACGGCCTTAGTGGACTATAATAACGACGTGATCACAGATGCATTAAAGGCTGCAAACGCATTAAAAGAGAGGCTTGGCGCGGTTAGAGTCGATACTAGTAAAAATTTGATTGATAAATATTTTGATGATAAGGATACTAGCGGGTTTGACCCACATGGCGTTTGCAAGGAGCTTATATTTGCTCTAAGAGAGACGCTTGATAAAGCTGGCTTTAAATACGTTAAAATCGTCGTTAGCTCAGGCTTTAGTCCTAAGATTATAAAAGAATTTGAAGCTTATAACACGCCAGTTGATACTTATGGCGTGGGAAGTTATCTTGTTAAAAATGACATTTGTGGCTTTACTGGTGATCTAGTCGAGCTAAACGGCAAAGATGAGGCAAAATTTGGTAGGAAAAATTTTGCCTCAGATAGGCTAAAGAGAGTGAAATTTTAA
- the recA gene encoding recombinase RecA: MAKEKDSDKKIAIPESEADKKKALELALKQIDKAFGKGTLLRLGDKEVEAIESIPTGSLGLDLALGIGGVPKGRIVEIYGPESSGKTTLTLHIIAEAQKAGGICAFVDAEHALDVKYASNLGVNTDNLYVSQPDFGEQALEIVETLARSGAIDLIVVDSVAALTPKSEIDGDMGDQHVGLQARLMSQALRKLTGILSKMKTTVIFINQIRMKIGMMGYGTPETTTGGNALKFYSSVRIDVRKIATLKQNDEPIGNRTKAKVVKNKVAPPFKVAEFDIMFGEGVSKEGEIIDYGVKLDIIDKSGAWFSYKAEKLGQGRENAKAYLKEHPEISDEIVAAIKGSMGIDHLISSGAKDEDDDTNEAGDE, encoded by the coding sequence ATGGCAAAAGAAAAAGATAGTGACAAAAAGATAGCTATCCCAGAGAGCGAAGCGGACAAGAAAAAGGCGCTCGAGCTTGCGCTAAAGCAGATCGATAAAGCTTTTGGTAAAGGCACGCTTTTAAGGCTTGGCGATAAAGAGGTTGAGGCGATCGAGTCGATACCGACTGGCTCGCTAGGACTTGACCTGGCTCTTGGCATAGGCGGCGTTCCAAAAGGCAGGATCGTTGAGATCTATGGACCAGAAAGCTCTGGTAAGACCACGCTCACACTTCACATCATCGCTGAAGCGCAAAAAGCTGGCGGAATTTGTGCATTTGTCGATGCAGAGCACGCACTAGACGTAAAATACGCTTCAAATTTAGGTGTAAATACCGACAACCTCTACGTCTCTCAGCCTGACTTTGGCGAGCAGGCACTTGAGATCGTTGAGACACTTGCAAGAAGCGGTGCGATCGATCTTATCGTAGTTGATAGCGTCGCAGCTCTTACTCCAAAGAGCGAGATAGACGGCGATATGGGCGATCAGCACGTTGGCCTGCAAGCAAGACTAATGAGTCAGGCACTTAGAAAGCTAACTGGAATTTTAAGTAAGATGAAGACAACTGTTATCTTCATCAACCAAATTCGTATGAAGATCGGTATGATGGGATATGGCACGCCAGAGACCACGACTGGCGGTAACGCGCTTAAATTTTACTCATCTGTAAGAATAGACGTTAGAAAGATAGCCACACTTAAACAAAACGACGAGCCTATCGGCAACCGCACAAAAGCAAAAGTCGTTAAAAACAAGGTCGCGCCTCCATTTAAAGTGGCTGAATTTGACATCATGTTTGGCGAGGGTGTGAGCAAAGAGGGCGAGATCATCGACTATGGCGTAAAGCTCGACATTATCGACAAATCAGGCGCGTGGTTTAGCTACAAGGCCGAAAAACTAGGTCAAGGTAGAGAAAACGCCAAAGCCTATCTAAAAGAGCACCCAGAAATTTCTGATGAGATAGTAGCGGCGATCAAAGGCTCAATGGGGATCGATCACCTAATAAGCAGCGGCGCAAAAGACGAAGACGACGACACAAACGAAGCAGGAGATGAATAA
- the fliQ gene encoding flagellar biosynthesis protein FliQ translates to MMQSTLVSLGVETFKIALYISLPMLLSGLIAGLIISIFQATTQINETTLSFVPKILLVVVVIIFLMPWMISMMVEFTTRMFEFIPEFIQ, encoded by the coding sequence TTGATGCAAAGTACGCTTGTCTCGCTTGGAGTTGAAACCTTTAAGATCGCCCTTTACATCAGCCTTCCGATGCTGCTAAGCGGCCTAATCGCAGGTCTTATCATCTCCATTTTTCAAGCGACCACACAGATAAACGAAACCACGCTAAGCTTTGTGCCAAAAATTTTGCTAGTCGTCGTTGTTATCATATTTTTGATGCCTTGGATGATCTCGATGATGGTTGAATTTACCACTCGCATGTTTGAGTTTATACCGGAATTTATCCAGTGA
- a CDS encoding AMIN domain-containing protein produces MKKFWLVLSIFAASVFARENPFMPISELNTSVMTTNIIEKFDRFDSLSFKFPSDAALLLDVTIRYRANDGTIKEKRLADINKTIDYSDEFALNKVKNPEPVVAKKLDVSVTMANMPSQKVSTPVIIEKNETKISNKDRNKTSDMPTPNVVVIDLSTDKTKETTIKPEQKVVEIKIEPSAKPVDSVKNGKDVKFLGFISFLANDKELKIATKAKNLKHFAYEKNKIVLDFARPPRSFKTKSLKLENEHFKNVIIGWHDRYFRVVLELDKMHKYKLEAVENGYLLKLL; encoded by the coding sequence ATGAAAAAATTTTGGTTAGTTTTATCTATATTTGCAGCAAGCGTCTTTGCTAGAGAGAACCCATTTATGCCTATTAGCGAGCTAAATACAAGCGTTATGACAACAAATATCATAGAAAAATTTGACAGATTTGATTCTCTTTCGTTTAAATTTCCAAGCGATGCGGCACTTTTACTAGATGTCACCATAAGATATAGAGCAAATGACGGCACCATAAAGGAAAAAAGACTAGCTGATATAAATAAAACTATCGATTACAGCGATGAATTTGCTTTAAATAAGGTAAAAAATCCAGAACCAGTCGTGGCAAAAAAGCTAGATGTTTCAGTCACAATGGCAAATATGCCTAGTCAAAAAGTAAGCACTCCTGTGATAATAGAAAAAAACGAAACTAAAATTTCAAATAAAGATAGAAACAAAACTTCAGATATGCCAACTCCAAATGTTGTAGTAATCGATCTTAGCACAGACAAAACAAAAGAAACTACCATAAAGCCTGAACAAAAGGTGGTCGAGATAAAGATCGAGCCTAGTGCAAAGCCAGTTGATAGTGTCAAAAATGGAAAAGATGTTAAATTTCTAGGTTTTATAAGCTTTCTAGCCAACGACAAAGAGCTAAAAATCGCTACAAAAGCTAAAAATTTAAAGCATTTTGCTTATGAGAAAAATAAGATCGTTCTTGACTTTGCAAGGCCGCCAAGAAGCTTTAAAACCAAGAGCTTAAAACTTGAAAATGAACATTTTAAAAATGTGATCATAGGTTGGCATGATAGATATTTCAGAGTGGTTTTAGAGCTTGATAAGATGCATAAATATAAGCTTGAAGCCGTTGAAAATGGATATTTGCTTAAGCTTTTATAG
- a CDS encoding UDP-N-acetylmuramate dehydrogenase, producing MTRLVDFSKFTSVRIGGVHEVFEVTSLEDLSSPYFLGAVMIGGGNNLLISPNPPKMAMLGKSFDYINLEICDEKIYLEIGAATKSAKIYNFCKQNNIAHLEFLKNIPGTLGGLIKMNAGLLKFSISDNLTHVRLARGWVSKDEISFSYRHSGIDEAILGAKFDLHSGFDASISEAISAKRANQPKGASFGSCFVNPEGHFAGALLEAVGLKGYAIGGAKFSEEHANFLINFNHASFEDATNLINLARARVLEKFGVELKTEVCIL from the coding sequence GTGACGAGGCTTGTTGATTTTTCTAAATTTACCTCGGTTAGGATAGGCGGCGTGCATGAAGTTTTTGAGGTAACTAGCCTTGAAGATCTAAGCTCACCTTACTTTTTAGGCGCTGTGATGATAGGCGGAGGCAATAACCTTCTTATCTCGCCAAATCCCCCAAAAATGGCGATGCTCGGCAAAAGTTTTGACTATATAAATTTAGAAATTTGTGATGAAAAAATTTACCTTGAGATAGGTGCTGCGACAAAATCAGCCAAAATTTATAACTTCTGCAAACAAAATAACATCGCTCACCTTGAGTTTTTAAAAAATATCCCAGGCACACTTGGCGGACTTATAAAAATGAACGCTGGACTGCTTAAATTTAGCATAAGCGACAACCTCACACATGTGCGTCTGGCTCGTGGCTGGGTGAGCAAAGATGAGATAAGTTTTAGCTACCGCCACAGTGGCATAGATGAGGCCATTTTGGGGGCTAAATTTGATCTTCATAGCGGCTTTGACGCAAGCATATCTGAAGCTATAAGCGCAAAAAGGGCAAATCAACCAAAAGGAGCTAGCTTTGGTAGCTGCTTTGTAAATCCAGAGGGGCACTTTGCAGGGGCTTTGCTTGAGGCGGTCGGGCTAAAAGGATACGCTATCGGCGGAGCGAAATTTAGCGAAGAGCACGCGAATTTTTTGATAAATTTTAACCACGCAAGCTTTGAGGACGCCACTAACCTTATAAATTTGGCTAGAGCTAGAGTTTTAGAGAAATTTGGCGTAGAGCTTAAGACTGAAGTTTGCATTTTATAA
- the eno gene encoding phosphopyruvate hydratase — MVFIEDVEAHEVLDSRGNPTVRATVRLSDGTEASAIVPSGASTGKREALELRDKDERYAGKGVLKAVSNVNEKIAEAVIGLDAYNQKAVDAEMLELDGTHNYSNLGANAVLGVSMAVARAAAKSLNIPLYHYLGGANASILPVPMFNIINGGAHANNSVDFQEFMIMPFGFSTFSEALRAATEIYHKLKSILNAVGHSTAVGDEGGFAPNLKDNEEPLKLISQAVKEAGYELGSQIKLALDVASSELYKDGKYELEGKKFSSDELISYYEKLCEKYPIFSIEDGLSEDDWSGWAELTKRLGSKVQLVGDDLFVTNEKILREGIEKKIANAILIKPNQIGSVTQTMQTVRLAQRNGYRCIMSHRSGESEDAFIADFAVALNTGEIKTGATSRSERNAKYNRLLEIELEAGEFLGDNI; from the coding sequence ATGGTATTTATTGAAGATGTAGAAGCTCACGAGGTTTTAGACAGCAGAGGCAACCCAACAGTTCGTGCTACAGTTAGACTAAGCGACGGAACCGAGGCAAGCGCGATCGTACCAAGCGGCGCAAGCACTGGCAAGCGTGAGGCGCTCGAGCTTCGCGACAAAGACGAGAGATATGCTGGCAAAGGCGTTTTAAAGGCTGTTTCAAACGTAAATGAAAAGATCGCAGAAGCGGTGATAGGACTTGATGCTTACAACCAAAAAGCAGTCGATGCTGAGATGCTTGAGCTTGATGGCACGCACAACTACTCAAATTTAGGCGCAAACGCAGTTCTAGGCGTATCTATGGCAGTAGCTCGCGCAGCTGCAAAGAGCCTAAATATCCCGCTTTATCACTACCTTGGCGGTGCAAACGCTAGCATCTTGCCAGTACCGATGTTTAACATCATAAATGGCGGCGCACACGCAAATAACAGCGTTGATTTTCAAGAATTTATGATCATGCCATTTGGCTTTAGCACATTTAGCGAGGCACTAAGAGCTGCAACTGAAATTTATCACAAGCTAAAATCTATCCTAAACGCAGTCGGACACAGCACGGCTGTCGGCGACGAGGGCGGTTTTGCTCCAAATTTAAAAGACAATGAAGAGCCACTAAAACTGATCTCACAAGCTGTAAAAGAGGCTGGATATGAGCTAGGTAGCCAGATAAAGCTAGCCCTTGACGTCGCTTCAAGTGAGCTTTATAAAGACGGCAAATACGAGCTTGAAGGCAAGAAATTTAGCAGCGACGAGCTCATTAGCTACTACGAAAAACTTTGTGAAAAATATCCGATATTTTCTATCGAAGATGGCCTTAGCGAGGATGACTGGAGTGGTTGGGCTGAGCTTACAAAAAGGCTTGGCAGCAAAGTGCAGCTAGTAGGCGACGATCTTTTTGTCACAAATGAGAAAATTTTACGCGAAGGTATCGAGAAAAAGATCGCAAATGCAATATTAATTAAGCCAAATCAAATAGGCTCAGTCACACAAACCATGCAAACTGTCCGCCTTGCTCAAAGAAACGGATATCGCTGCATAATGAGCCACAGAAGCGGTGAGAGCGAAGATGCATTCATCGCTGACTTTGCAGTCGCACTAAATACTGGCGAGATAAAGACAGGTGCCACTTCAAGAAGCGAGCGCAACGCGAAATATAACCGCTTGCTCGAGATCGAGCTTGAGGCTGGAGAGTTTTTGGGGGATAATATTTGA
- a CDS encoding menaquinone biosynthesis family protein, translated as MYAAVKFGWVSSKNLAFTSKALDIETLNEEALKGTYEATAISFALYPKICDEYALLRCAVSFGNGYGPKLIKLKGKQLKRNFKVALSGKNTTNALLFRIAYPEARIVYKNFLEIENAVLSGEVDAGVLIHESILNFSDQLCVEREIWDIWSELNGENLPLPLGGMALRRSLPITDAIECERVLSEAVRIATSHKPFLSHMLMERNLIRVGKEELKTYLNLYANDESISMNETQLKALNKLYQIGYDKGFFEKPIDVNDYLIPTEYNEARFS; from the coding sequence ATGTATGCTGCGGTCAAATTTGGCTGGGTTAGCAGTAAAAATTTAGCCTTTACATCAAAGGCGCTTGATATAGAAACGCTAAACGAAGAGGCGCTAAAAGGCACTTATGAAGCCACAGCGATCAGCTTTGCACTCTATCCAAAAATTTGCGACGAGTATGCGCTTTTACGCTGTGCGGTGAGCTTTGGCAATGGATATGGCCCAAAGCTTATCAAGCTAAAAGGTAAGCAGCTAAAGCGAAATTTTAAGGTCGCACTCTCTGGCAAAAACACGACAAATGCCCTGCTCTTTCGCATAGCCTACCCAGAGGCAAGGATCGTTTATAAAAATTTTCTTGAGATCGAAAATGCTGTGCTTAGTGGCGAGGTCGATGCTGGCGTGCTAATACATGAAAGTATCTTAAATTTCTCAGACCAGCTCTGCGTAGAGCGTGAAATTTGGGATATCTGGAGCGAGCTAAACGGCGAAAATTTACCACTTCCACTTGGTGGTATGGCGCTTAGACGAAGCCTGCCCATAACCGATGCTATCGAGTGCGAGAGAGTGCTCAGCGAAGCTGTCAGGATCGCCACTTCGCACAAGCCATTTTTATCTCACATGCTAATGGAGCGAAATCTTATTAGAGTTGGCAAAGAGGAACTTAAAACGTATCTAAATTTATACGCAAACGACGAGTCAATAAGCATGAACGAAACGCAGCTAAAAGCGCTAAATAAGCTCTATCAAATAGGCTATGACAAAGGCTTTTTTGAAAAGCCAATCGACGTAAACGACTACCTAATCCCAACTGAATACAACGAAGCAAGGTTTAGTTGA